One Aspergillus oryzae RIB40 DNA, chromosome 2 genomic window carries:
- a CDS encoding acyl-CoA thioesterase (predicted protein), with protein MLPDRSDDDPQLVASPPTFAELMALKQLDSPSHLHGISSDEPEKIERFQSLASPYPPGEGKMAFGGHVYAQSAYAASKTVEKGFVIHDMTGTFILAGRLDVPYVYTVRHVRDGKMYCTRAVDARQEGKVCFSCLCSFKRDEGPETFAHQPPSAQERFKSILQAKRVEDQIVSPSVDADWWIEVVEQGGVTEREFPGLDMRKTDMQGYNLTEDIKQNPEKYRQLHQYSLKGSPQDSTVSVSREELKVKEQSGEYDNLYACAHMYASDRNSLLLIPRALGHKNWTAMASLTLTVIFHQRGNALRMIDWDAVSSHDGTDLPKKWFVQEGWTPRSGENRAIHESWLWSPDGKLVATSYQDSLLRLRKHDREGKL; from the exons ATGCTACCCGATAGAAGCGACGACGATCCCCAGCTGGTGGCCTCCCCACCAACATTTGCCGAGCTGATGGCTCTAAAGCAACTCGATAGCCCCAGCCACCTACACGGTATCTCCTCTGATGAGCCTGAAAAGATTGAGCGCTTCCAATCGCTCGCATCCCCGTATCCACCGGGTGAGGGCAAAATGGCCTTTGGTGGACACGTCTATGCGCAGTCCGCATACGCAGCATCAAAGACTGTAGAGAAAGGCTTTGTGATCCAC GATATGACTGGCACATTCATCTTGGCGGGCCGGTTAGATGTTCCGTATGTGTACACAGTGCGCCATGTGAGAGATGGCAAGATGTACTGTACTCGTGCAGTAGACGCCCGGCAAGAAGGCAAAGTTTGCTTCTCGTGCTTATGCTCATTTAAAAGGGATGAAGGGCCAGAGACGTTTGCACATCAGCCTCCTTCAGCACAGGAGCGCTTCAAGTCCATTCTCCAAGCGAAACGCGTGGAAGATCAAATCGTCAGTCCTAGTGTGGATGCCGACTGGTGGATCGAAGTGGTTGAACAAGGGGGTGTCACGGAGCGGGAGTTCCCGGGGTTAGATATGCGCAAGACCGATATGCAGGGGTACAACCTTACCGAGGATATAAAGCAGAACCCTGAGAAGTATCGCCAACTTCATCAGTACTCGCTCAAAGGATCGCCTCAAGATTCTACGGTTTCGGTCAGCAGGGAAGAACTGAAGGTTAAAGAGCAGTCAGGGGAATATGATAACCTATACGCATGTGCACATATGTATGCGAGCGACAGAAACTCTTTGCTGTTGATACCGCGCGCTCTGGGGCACAAGAACTGGACTGCAATGGCTAGCTTGACTCTCACAGTGATCTTTCACCAGCGTGGTAATGCTCTAAGGATGATTGATTGGGATGCAGTGTCGAGCCACGATGGCACGGATCTGCCGAAAAAGTGGTTCGTGCAAGAGGGGTGGACACCTCGTTCTGGTGAGAACCGGGCGATTCATGAGAGCTGGCTCTGGAGCCCGGATGGAAAACTGGTGGCTACCAGTTATCAAGATAGTCTGTTGAGACTCAGAAAACACGACCGAGAAGGGAAGTTATGA